A stretch of DNA from Peromyscus maniculatus bairdii isolate BWxNUB_F1_BW_parent chromosome 7, HU_Pman_BW_mat_3.1, whole genome shotgun sequence:
ATTGCTACCTCAATCTGCATGGATGCTTGGAAGCAAGTTTTTCTGTGAATCTGATAAGTAGgctgattttgtttgttgtttgtgtcttgagactgggtttctctgtgtagcctgaccatcctggaacttgcactgtagaccaggctggccccaaactcgcaggcctgcctctgcctcctgagggctgggatatAAGGAGTGAgttaccaccacctggccaagaaAACTGGTTTTTGGCAGGTGTCACATATAGTTCCCCATTTGTGATAAACTAGGTGGAAATTTGCTGAGATTTTTTTGACTGACTGCTGTCATATAATACCCTTCTTGTCTGGGattagtataatataatatattcacTGATTTGAAGAAAGTATGGTTAGGTTAGTACTTTTGAAGCTCATTTCTCAAAGGCCTAGTGAATGTTACTGATTTTGTTACAGCATTCTATTTGTATAAAGTAACTGTCAGGTACTGTGTTTTTTTTATAACTGTCcactaaaaagatagttttgggggCCAACCATATGTTCTCTTTAGTTGGTAGAGTTTtttttgcctagcatgcatgaggccttggaTTCTCTTTTagcactttataaaaaaaaaagaaatacaaatgagcaCTTTTTACTAAAATCTTTGAGTAATGGTCCATAATTACCTTTCCTGTCCTGTTAACCTTGAACAAGACTTACTCAGGAAAGACAGGAGAGTTCTTTATTCAAGAAGAAGCCTCTGAAATAAGGGAGTTTGATCTGAAAAAGTGTATCCATAGGTACTGTGGTTCAGAGTGACTGAATGAGAAAAATTACTCAAAGATTGATTTACTTTCTTGAGTGTCTTCTTTCATAGCATAATGTGGATCTATTAAATACTTTTGTAAAAACTATTTCCTTtagttttttgaaattataattatattatttctcccttccttttccaccttctaaaccttcctaatgctgtgacccttaacAGTTCCTCACTGTGTTGGACCAtaaaattttgttgctacttcataactataattttgctagttatgaaacataatgtaaatatctgatatgtaaaatATCTAATgcatgacccctgtgaaagggtcagttgacccccaggttgagactTGCtgctctaaaccctcccatataccccttctttctcttcaaattcatgacctcttttcattgtgcatgcatgtgtatttctAATCATATAAGTACGATGTATTCAgtctgtataatttttttttttttttttttttttttttttttttttttttgagacagggtttctctgtgtagctttgcgcctttcttggaacttaactctgtagcccacgttggcctcgaactcagagagatctgcctgcctctgcctcccaagtgctagaattaaaggcgtgcgccaccaccgcccggccagtctgtataatgttaactttgtttttcagagctgaccatcgGAATTGATAACTAGTTGGTGTGCTCTTTTCTGGGGAAGGCTGCTTGCTTCTCCAGCTCTCAACTGGAGTTGTCCttagttctttgtgcagggtttTATAAACTACAGTATTTTATTAACTGGACAGTTTGAATTGTAGCACCATTGTTCTGTTCATAAATTTGCTATTTTGATAAAATAATACTGTTTAAATACCCTGTATTTGGATTTGATTCTCAGAAAGATGAATAGCTGTTTTTACTATTTTGGACAGTCTTCTGTTGGAATATATATAGTGAGTGACCCTTTTTTGAAAAATGGGTAGTAATAATAACATTGCACTTCTGTGGTTGTTTTTCCTGTCACAGGTGGAGTTGGCTTTGTGGGACACAGCTGGACAGGAAGATTACGATCGCCTGAGGCCTCTCTCCTATCCAGACACTGATGTTATACTGATGTGTTTCTCCATCGACAGCCCTGATAGTTTAGGTGAGTAGCCTTGCAGGCTGGTTGGTTGTCACTGTCTGTTTAGATGGGAAAGATCTGTTTTTTGTGTCCTTTTGGATATCAAGTGGTTGAAAAACATACATTCTGACATTCTTTCAGAAAATGAATCAttccaggtagtggtggcacatgcacggcacttgggaggcagaggcaggtggatctctgtgagtttgaggccagcctggtctacagagtgagttccaggatacccagggctacacagagaaatcctgtctcaagaaacaaatacaggggctggagagatggctcagaggttaggagcactgactgttcttctagaggtcctgagttcaattcccagcacccacatggtggctcacaaccatctgtaatgagatctggcaccctcttctgtgtacataataaataaataaatctttaaaagaaagaaacaaatacaggaaaGGAATTATGGTACTCAAGGTTCTGGAGCCTTGCGATTGGAGCGTGAGCCTGTGGGTTTCATTTCATTCTAGGTCTCTCTTGacctgtgtgtgttcacatggtgggggccagtgaggtggctcaatAAGTAAAGGGTCATCtgtcaccaaacctgatgacctgaatttggtccccagcaccttcACAATAAGAGAGGAATGACTCTTGCAGATTattgtctgacctccacagatgtaCTGTGGAGCACGCGTGTGCCCACGCGGGTGCACACTAGTAACGGAGGAATAGTAATGAGTGGTAGGGTTTCGAAAGGGTTCCACACTGCTAACATGAAATCTCAGGGTCTCCCACATGCTTAGAAAGGGCCCTGGCATCCTTCTAGGTGCAGTGTTGGGTTTAAATGTGTAATTCGGGCCTGGTGAGACTGCACAGAGGGTAGAAGTGCTTGCCCccagtctgaggacctgagttcaatccctgggacttcAAAATGATAGAAGCAGccacctgcaagttgtcctctgatctcgaCACACAGTGACACAGTGACAGCCTCCACACAGACCAACGCACACATGAGAACTGAATGGAAAAGGTCTCTTATGCAGTGGTAGTATATCTAGGACCAAAATTGGCtgcctgcctctttttttttttttttttttcttttgggtttttttgagacagctctgactatcctggaactcaatttgtagaccaggctggcctctcacagagatccacctgcctctatctcctgagtgccgaggttaaaggtgtgcctcGTCACCACAcattgaccatggcaactcttttaaaagaaaacatttaattgggcctggcttacagtttcagaggtttagtccattgttattatcatggcaggaaggaatCATGGCGGTCTGTAGGCAGCATCAGGAGACTGCCAtactaggcctagcttgagcatataaaaGCTCACCTCCCCCCAGGATGCACTacgccaacaaggccacacctcctgtggTGCCGCTCCCTATCGGCCAAACACTCAAActcatgagtctgtgggggctgTTCTTAATTCAAACCATCCCAGGAATAAGAGCAAGGTAGAAAGAGAACATGGCCTTGGCAGCTGTGGCCTTTCTACCAGCAAGGACAGATATGGCCTGTGGTGAACCTCTCTCTGTGGGACAGAATCCAGAGCTCTGATTTGGGTCCTAACCCCCTAAAAGCTTAGCaatactctgttttgtttttttgagatagggtttttctgtgtggccctgacttttagaacttgctctgtagaccaggatgacctctgCTACCTGAGTGCTGCTACCCAGCTGATTTTGCCTTTCTATGATTTTTGAGATTAAtggattatttattattattattatttattattattattattatatgggGCCCCAATTTTTTtggttgtggtttgttttgttttgttttttgagacagtgtttctctgtgtagttttggtgcctgtcctggatctcacgctgtagaccaggctggcctccaactcacagagatccgcctgactctacctcccaagtgctgggattgaaggtgtgtatcaccaccacccagctagggccccaaattgtgtgtgtgtgtgtgtgtgtgtgtgtgtatacatgccatgacacacatgAAGGTTGGAAGACAATAAGCAAGAGACAGTTGTCTTCTAAACACTTGGGTCTCAgttgtggcaagcacctttacctgctaagtgATCTTGCCAGCCTCCAGTGTGCTTTTGAAACAACAGTggaaaagaaaatgccctgaTAGTTTAACCTAGGGTTCTTGGAGGTCTTCAAAATGGGATTAGAATTTATTCTCAAATTCTgtacattttttctttcagaaaacatCCCAGAAAAATGGACTCCTGAAGTCAAGCATTTCTGTCCCAATGTGCCCATCATCCTGGTTGGGAACAAGAAGGATCTTCGGAATGATGAGCACACAAGACGGGAGTTAGCCAAAATGAAGCAGGTATGGTATGGTGGTAGGAGGATCTGGAGTGAGCAGGGTCTTAcatgtgtggccttggctggcctggaactcggagACCTACttacctctctgcctcctgagggctgagattaaaggcctgcaccaccacacctagctttccTATAGTAGTCTTAAACTTTATCACCCAAAAGAAACCCTCACAAACGATACCGTTTTAGAATCCCAGAAGTCGTTCTGTGCCCACACAGCCCTTCCTGGCTAGGATCTGACCAAGGAGATTTCCTAAGGCTCCTTATTCACTGAGATGGGGTTTTTCTTAGGAGTTAGCCCTGCTCCTAAGAAGTGCCACCCTGGAAAGGAACCACCCCAGCAGTAGTTCTGCTTTATATGCAGACACCTCCTTTCCCTGTCCAAGTTGCCAAAGGATCAGGAAATTCTAAAGGTAGTTATTAGTCCAGACAGAAGGTCCAAATTCCATTGTTATAAATAAATCTCAACCTTTCAGACACCAGGTGCTCTAATGTCAGAGCTTCTTTGGTGAAAGGAGTGTTAATGTCTTCAACCCACAGAAGCGCACTCCTCATCTCAGTGTCATGGCCAGGCACTAGCCATTTGTGGGTGTTTGGGCTCTATAAAGGTAgataggctgggcggtggtggcgcacgcctttaatcccagccctcaggaggcagaggcaggaggatctctgtgagtttgaggccagcgtgggctatcaagtgagttccaggaaaggcgcaaagcttcacagagaaaccctgtctaaaaaaaaaaaagatcaggttTAATAGACATAGTTTCTGGGTATGCATATAagtttgagaattttataaaacAGCTTAAATCTGGGTTGCTTGAATTTTTTTCAGCCAAGAGTGGTGCCATGTACCTGTAGTTCCAGGTCTTTAGGACGTTGAggcaggtcatcctcagctacatagtgataccttgtctcaatCAAAACAGTTGGAAAACAGTCTTAAAtgctgtgtatctctgtgagtaaGACTTAGCTGaagcattcttctctctctacTAGGAGCCCGTAAAACCTGAAGAAGGCAGAGATATGGCAAACAGGATTGGCGCTTTTGGGTACATGGAGTGTTCAGCAAAGACCAAAGATGGAGTGAGAGAGGTTTTTGAAATGGCCACGAGAGCTGCTCTGCAAGCCAGACGTGGGAAGAAAAAATCTGGGTGCCTCATTTTGTGAAGCCTTGTGCAAGCACAGCCCTCATGCGGTTAATTTTGAAGTGCTGTTTATTAATCTTAGTGTATGATTACTGGCCTTTTCATTTATCTATAATTTACCTAAGATTACAAATCAGAAGTCATCTTGCTACCAGTATTTAGAAGCCAGCCATGATTATTAATGATGTCCGACCTGTCTGCCCAGCCAGGGTCTTTCTGACACTGCTCTAACAGCCCTCTCTGCTCTCCACCTGACACCAGGCGCTAAGGCAAAGAATTTCTTAACTTCTTGCTTCTTTCTAGAAAGAAACAGT
This window harbors:
- the Rhoa gene encoding transforming protein RhoA; this translates as MAAIRKKLVIVGDGACGKTCLLIVFSKDQFPEVYVPTVFENYVADIEVDGKQVELALWDTAGQEDYDRLRPLSYPDTDVILMCFSIDSPDSLENIPEKWTPEVKHFCPNVPIILVGNKKDLRNDEHTRRELAKMKQEPVKPEEGRDMANRIGAFGYMECSAKTKDGVREVFEMATRAALQARRGKKKSGCLIL